A single window of Candidatus Microthrix subdominans DNA harbors:
- a CDS encoding Zn-dependent alcohol dehydrogenase has translation MRGIVFDGSEASVRDDIEVRDLRAGEVRVRIEAAGLCHSDVSVIDGTIKFPPPVVLGHEGAGVVVGVAPDVTTLAEGDHVVLSTLGNCGICAECARGKPTFCRANAGRLGRPFTVGGEKAFQFANTSAFVEETVVKATSAIAVPKEIPLSSASLIGCGVITGVGAVINRAKVSHGESAVVIGVGGIGLNVVQGLALSDSLPIIAVDTNPAKEQLAREFGATHFVCAGEGVDLVEAIKEICPNGVDYVFECVGSTALIRMSTDLLDFGGTVVMVGVPKMGAEASFVVNTMYNDKSITGCRYGSSRPAYDIPMLVRLYQAGRLKLDELVSATYPLEEFNKALDELHEGKLARGVLAVSGTEPI, from the coding sequence AAGCGAAGCGTCGGTTCGCGACGACATCGAGGTGCGGGACCTCCGCGCCGGGGAGGTCCGGGTGCGCATCGAGGCGGCCGGGTTGTGCCACAGCGACGTGTCGGTGATCGACGGAACGATCAAGTTTCCGCCGCCGGTCGTGCTCGGCCACGAGGGAGCGGGCGTCGTCGTCGGCGTCGCCCCCGACGTCACCACCCTGGCCGAGGGCGACCACGTGGTGCTCAGCACCCTCGGCAACTGTGGCATCTGTGCCGAGTGCGCCCGGGGCAAGCCGACGTTCTGTCGGGCCAACGCCGGGCGGCTGGGCCGTCCCTTTACCGTCGGCGGCGAGAAGGCCTTCCAGTTCGCCAACACGTCGGCGTTCGTCGAGGAGACCGTCGTCAAGGCCACCTCGGCGATCGCCGTTCCCAAGGAGATTCCCCTCAGCTCGGCATCGCTGATCGGGTGCGGCGTCATCACCGGCGTCGGCGCCGTGATCAATCGGGCCAAGGTCAGCCACGGCGAGTCGGCGGTGGTGATCGGCGTGGGCGGCATCGGCCTCAACGTCGTGCAGGGCTTGGCGCTGTCCGATTCGCTGCCGATCATCGCCGTCGACACCAACCCGGCCAAGGAGCAGCTCGCCCGCGAGTTTGGCGCCACCCACTTCGTCTGCGCCGGCGAGGGGGTCGACCTGGTCGAGGCGATCAAGGAGATCTGCCCCAACGGCGTCGACTACGTCTTCGAGTGCGTCGGGTCGACCGCGCTGATCCGCATGTCGACCGACCTGTTGGACTTTGGCGGCACCGTCGTGATGGTGGGGGTGCCCAAGATGGGCGCCGAGGCCAGCTTCGTCGTCAACACGATGTACAACGACAAGTCGATCACCGGCTGCCGCTACGGCTCGTCGCGCCCGGCGTACGACATCCCGATGCTGGTGCGCCTCTACCAGGCCGGTCGCCTGAAGCTGGACGAGCTGGTGAGCGCCACCTATCCGTTGGAGGAGTTCAACAAGGCGCTCGACGAGCTGCACGAGGGCAAGCTGGCCCGCGGCGTGCTCGCCGTGTCCGGAACCGAACCGATCTAA
- a CDS encoding cyclase family protein, with protein sequence MAFSEELRELAERVSNWGRWGDDDQAGTGNLLTPEAARRGAACVVDGAAFPLALPLLGEGKGVQVGQPAGRLNAVLTFTTMNERDPMAPGIWTGCDDQLTMSTSAGTHVDALSHVAYDGLLYNGRSTDTIGAASGATWCGAEQLRPINTRAILLDVPRTLGIDFMEPGQAVTADVLDAAIERAGVTPEPGDVVLVRTGDVRHYLSGDRRRYAVGKDWQLPGIGVSCVEWFARHDLAGVFSDTYSHEVFPPETGNWDDLLAVHLLCLRDLGMVQGQNWNLEALADECAAHPDRPATAQLIAVPEPLVGATSTPVAPLAIR encoded by the coding sequence GTGGCGTTCTCCGAGGAACTGCGCGAGCTGGCCGAGCGGGTTTCCAACTGGGGTCGCTGGGGCGACGACGACCAGGCCGGCACCGGCAACCTGTTGACCCCGGAGGCGGCGCGGCGCGGCGCCGCCTGCGTCGTCGACGGCGCGGCGTTTCCGTTGGCGCTCCCGTTGCTGGGGGAGGGCAAGGGCGTGCAGGTCGGCCAGCCGGCCGGTCGGCTCAACGCCGTCCTGACGTTTACGACGATGAACGAGCGCGATCCGATGGCTCCCGGCATCTGGACCGGCTGCGACGATCAGCTGACGATGTCGACCTCGGCCGGCACCCACGTGGACGCGCTTTCACATGTCGCCTACGACGGCCTCTTGTACAACGGCCGGTCGACCGACACGATCGGTGCCGCCTCCGGCGCCACCTGGTGCGGTGCGGAGCAGCTGCGGCCGATCAACACCCGGGCGATCCTCCTCGACGTGCCCCGCACGTTGGGGATCGACTTCATGGAACCGGGGCAGGCGGTGACCGCCGACGTGCTCGACGCCGCCATCGAGCGCGCCGGGGTCACACCCGAGCCGGGCGATGTCGTGTTGGTGCGCACCGGCGACGTCCGCCACTACCTGTCGGGTGACCGTCGCCGCTACGCGGTCGGCAAGGACTGGCAGCTGCCGGGCATCGGGGTCAGCTGCGTTGAGTGGTTTGCCCGCCACGACCTGGCCGGGGTGTTCAGCGATACCTACAGCCACGAGGTGTTTCCGCCCGAGACCGGCAACTGGGACGATCTGCTGGCCGTCCACCTGCTGTGCCTGCGCGATCTGGGCATGGTGCAGGGTCAGAACTGGAACCTGGAGGCGTTGGCGGACGAATGTGCCGCCCATCCCGACCGGCCGGCCACCGCTCAGCTGATCGCCGTGCCCGAACCCCTGGTCGGCGCCACATCGACGCCGGTCGCCCCGCTCGCCATCCGCTGA
- a CDS encoding Hsp20 family protein has translation MSTSTGDHDESNRSAGRAEGHDGASHEEVLASTREAQHRLEASPQRVPINAYRSDAAFVVVAPVPGVSPEDVHVELRQGSVRFWTNVRSATTRTYDVHEWHYGGYERTIEVPDGFGASVLVSLGNGQLVIRVAAGPFGGDVDLQATQADADHHLATD, from the coding sequence ATGAGCACATCCACGGGCGATCACGACGAATCAAACCGCAGCGCCGGCCGGGCCGAAGGCCACGACGGTGCCTCCCACGAGGAGGTGCTCGCCTCGACGCGCGAGGCCCAGCACCGCTTGGAGGCGTCGCCCCAGCGTGTGCCGATCAACGCCTACCGCTCCGACGCCGCATTCGTCGTCGTGGCACCGGTGCCCGGCGTCAGCCCCGAGGACGTGCACGTCGAACTGCGCCAAGGATCGGTCCGCTTCTGGACCAACGTCCGCTCGGCGACGACGCGCACCTATGACGTGCACGAATGGCACTACGGCGGTTACGAACGGACCATCGAGGTACCCGACGGATTCGGGGCGTCGGTGTTGGTGTCGCTCGGCAACGGCCAGCTGGTCATCCGGGTCGCCGCCGGTCCGTTTGGCGGCGACGTCGACCTTCAGGCCACCCAGGCCGACGCAGACCACCATCTCGCGACCGACTGA
- a CDS encoding DUF2505 domain-containing protein, whose amino-acid sequence MKLTMKHDFDHPIEEVWAMFSDPKAHVAKFEAMGHHNIEVITEEPSDDGLRMVIKRNTDLDVPAIAKKVLPSSPLVTTDDVWMDKGDGTYGGHFDVTMDGVPQQTKGTTLITSNDDGTTHYEIEMDVSIKVPLIGDRIAKASKGELEKQINAEFAAGDAWLSRA is encoded by the coding sequence GTGAAGCTGACGATGAAGCACGACTTCGACCACCCGATCGAGGAGGTGTGGGCGATGTTTTCCGACCCGAAGGCACACGTCGCCAAGTTCGAGGCGATGGGTCACCACAACATCGAGGTGATCACCGAGGAGCCTTCCGACGACGGCTTGCGCATGGTGATCAAGAGGAACACCGATCTCGACGTGCCGGCGATCGCCAAGAAGGTGCTGCCCTCCAGCCCGCTGGTCACCACCGATGACGTCTGGATGGACAAGGGCGATGGCACCTACGGCGGCCACTTCGACGTGACGATGGACGGTGTTCCACAGCAGACCAAGGGCACCACGTTGATCACCTCCAACGACGACGGCACCACCCACTACGAGATCGAGATGGACGTCTCGATCAAGGTGCCCCTGATCGGCGATCGGATCGCCAAGGCGTCCAAGGGCGAGCTGGAGAAGCAGATCAACGCCGAGTTTGCCGCGGGCGACGCCTGGTTGAGCCGGGCCTGA
- a CDS encoding type I pantothenate kinase, with product MNPQSRYRSFDRDTWAGLRASTPLTLSEADVADLRGINDRLDLHEVEEVYLPVSRLMNLRVSASQALFRATDTFLGAPAVKVPYLLGVAGSVAVGKSTTARVLAALLKRWPDHPKVALITTDNFLHPNAVLAERGLMERKGFPESYDRAALIDVLSRLKSGEPSVTTPVYSHVSYDIVPDESQVICDPDIVIVEGLNVLQAPMVERGTPVVFVSDFFDSSLYVDAPEDLVEQWYVERFFKLRETVFQTSDSYFTTYARLDEAEAEATARRIWRTVNGANLAENILPTRERADVILEKGRAHRVERVHLRRL from the coding sequence GTGAACCCCCAGTCCCGGTATCGGAGCTTTGACCGAGACACCTGGGCCGGGCTGCGCGCCTCCACGCCGCTCACCCTGAGCGAGGCCGACGTCGCCGACCTGCGCGGCATCAACGACCGTCTCGACCTGCACGAGGTGGAGGAGGTGTACCTGCCGGTCTCGCGCCTGATGAACCTGCGCGTCAGCGCGTCTCAGGCGCTCTTCCGTGCCACCGATACCTTCCTGGGTGCGCCGGCGGTCAAGGTGCCGTACCTGTTGGGGGTGGCCGGATCGGTGGCGGTGGGTAAGTCGACGACCGCCCGGGTGTTGGCGGCGCTGTTGAAGCGCTGGCCCGATCACCCCAAGGTGGCGCTGATCACCACCGACAACTTCCTGCACCCCAACGCCGTACTGGCCGAGCGCGGCCTGATGGAGCGCAAGGGGTTTCCGGAGAGCTACGACCGGGCCGCGCTCATCGACGTGCTCAGCCGGCTCAAGAGCGGCGAGCCATCGGTGACGACACCGGTGTACAGCCACGTGAGCTACGACATCGTCCCCGACGAGTCGCAGGTGATCTGCGATCCCGACATCGTGATCGTCGAGGGCCTGAACGTATTGCAAGCACCGATGGTGGAGCGGGGCACCCCCGTGGTGTTCGTGTCGGACTTCTTCGACAGCTCGCTGTACGTCGACGCCCCCGAGGACCTGGTCGAGCAGTGGTACGTCGAGCGGTTCTTCAAGCTGCGCGAGACCGTGTTTCAGACCTCGGACAGCTACTTCACGACCTATGCCCGGCTCGATGAGGCCGAGGCCGAAGCGACCGCCCGTCGAATCTGGCGCACCGTCAACGGCGCCAACCTGGCCGAGAACATCCTGCCCACCCGCGAGCGGGCCGACGTGATTCTGGAGAAGGGCCGCGCCCACCGGGTGGAGCGGGTGCACTTGCGTCGTCTGTAG
- a CDS encoding SDR family NAD(P)-dependent oxidoreductase, producing MGMLDNKVAVVTGAGQGIGRGHALELARHGAKVIVNDLGSSVHGEGTGKAADDTVALIVERGGQAASNFANVADYAAAGEMVAQAIDTYGQLDILVNNAGIVRDSAIWNMDEADFDSVIAVHLKGAWAPSKHAAVHWRERNKASGAPVGGRIINTTSGAGLVGNFGQSNYATAKAGIAGMTQTLSLELAKMGVTVNCVGPAAATRITATMPGAPDVIEADDVAEGEWNPMDPSVSSPLVAWLASDEAAHVSGQVIRAVAENIIWMEGWSDGATLNNKGKRWDATKLGSQLGVDIFGTRAPGLRY from the coding sequence ATGGGAATGTTGGACAACAAGGTGGCCGTCGTAACCGGGGCCGGTCAGGGCATCGGTCGAGGCCATGCGCTGGAGCTGGCCCGCCACGGCGCCAAGGTGATCGTGAACGACCTGGGCAGCTCGGTGCACGGCGAGGGCACCGGCAAGGCCGCCGACGACACGGTGGCGCTGATCGTCGAGCGCGGCGGGCAGGCCGCCTCCAACTTTGCCAACGTGGCCGACTACGCAGCGGCGGGCGAGATGGTTGCGCAGGCGATCGATACCTACGGGCAGCTCGACATCCTGGTCAACAACGCCGGCATCGTGCGGGACTCGGCGATCTGGAACATGGACGAGGCGGATTTCGACTCGGTGATCGCCGTGCATCTCAAGGGTGCCTGGGCCCCGTCCAAGCACGCAGCGGTGCACTGGCGTGAGCGCAACAAGGCCAGCGGTGCGCCGGTGGGCGGCCGCATCATCAACACCACCTCCGGTGCCGGCCTGGTCGGCAACTTCGGCCAGTCCAACTACGCCACCGCCAAGGCCGGCATCGCCGGGATGACCCAGACCCTCAGCCTCGAGCTGGCCAAGATGGGCGTGACGGTCAACTGCGTCGGCCCCGCCGCCGCCACCCGTATCACCGCCACCATGCCCGGTGCGCCCGACGTGATCGAGGCCGACGATGTGGCCGAGGGCGAGTGGAACCCGATGGACCCGTCGGTGTCCTCGCCGCTGGTCGCATGGCTGGCCTCCGATGAGGCCGCCCACGTCAGCGGTCAGGTGATCCGCGCGGTGGCGGAGAACATCATCTGGATGGAGGGCTGGAGCGACGGCGCAACCCTCAACAACAAGGGCAAGCGCTGGGACGCCACCAAGCTGGGTTCGCAGCTCGGAGTCGACATCTTCGGCACCCGAGCCCCGGGTCTGCGTTACTGA
- a CDS encoding DUF3097 family protein encodes MARFSRPASNPVPGDILDLRNDPIAAGPPERRVSDAETVVHRATGARGTVDKWHRDWVVLRLLDGTTRRVTNLAGGFAVAGETITLIGVDRVPSSGLSLGRTASGSIAAPQGPAKVARASRLWVEGDHDARLIERVWGDDLRDAAIVVEPQGGIDDLDAAVARFAPGPQARLAVLVDHLIPGTKEWHLTESQRSAASKWVTVVGHPFVDVWACVRPQVVGIAAWPDVPKGEDWKTGTCRRLGWGTPQEGWRRILASVNGFSDLDPSLVGAVEAALDALVGGGEEPT; translated from the coding sequence GTGGCACGCTTCTCACGACCCGCGTCGAACCCGGTTCCCGGTGACATCCTGGACCTGCGCAACGACCCCATCGCCGCCGGCCCGCCGGAGCGACGGGTTTCCGATGCCGAGACCGTGGTGCACCGGGCGACCGGCGCCCGCGGAACGGTCGACAAATGGCACCGCGACTGGGTGGTGTTGCGGCTGCTGGATGGCACGACACGTCGGGTGACCAACCTGGCGGGCGGCTTTGCTGTCGCCGGCGAGACGATCACGCTGATCGGCGTGGACCGGGTTCCGTCGTCGGGCTTGTCGCTGGGACGGACCGCGTCGGGCTCGATCGCCGCCCCACAAGGCCCGGCCAAGGTCGCCCGGGCCAGCCGCCTGTGGGTGGAGGGCGACCACGATGCCCGCCTGATCGAGCGGGTGTGGGGCGACGACCTGCGCGACGCCGCCATCGTCGTCGAACCCCAGGGCGGGATCGACGACCTCGACGCGGCGGTCGCCCGGTTCGCTCCTGGGCCGCAGGCCCGCCTTGCCGTGTTGGTCGATCACCTCATCCCGGGCACGAAGGAGTGGCACCTCACCGAGTCCCAGCGCAGCGCAGCGTCGAAGTGGGTCACGGTCGTCGGTCATCCGTTCGTCGACGTGTGGGCGTGCGTCCGTCCACAGGTGGTCGGCATCGCGGCATGGCCCGACGTGCCCAAGGGCGAGGATTGGAAGACCGGCACCTGTCGCCGCCTGGGCTGGGGGACGCCCCAGGAGGGTTGGCGTCGTATCCTCGCCTCGGTGAACGGATTCTCTGACCTCGATCCCTCTTTGGTGGGCGCCGTCGAAGCGGCCCTCGACGCCCTGGTCGGCGGCGGGGAGGAGCCGACGTGA